Proteins from a genomic interval of Mycobacterium conspicuum:
- a CDS encoding YqgE/AlgH family protein gives MPPPEDPEDYIAPAAQRVRAGTLLLANTDLLEPTFRRSVIYIVEHNDGGTLGVVLNRPSETAVYNVLPQWAKLATKPKTMFIGGPVKRDAALCLATLRVGADPDGVPGLRHVAGRMVMVDLDAEPDLIAPLVEGVRIFAGYSGWTIGQLEGEIERDDWIVLSALPSDLLVGPRTDLWGQVLRRQPLPLALLATHPIDVSRN, from the coding sequence GTGCCCCCGCCCGAGGACCCAGAGGACTACATCGCCCCCGCCGCCCAGCGGGTGCGTGCGGGTACGTTGCTGCTTGCCAACACGGATCTTCTCGAGCCGACGTTTCGGCGCAGCGTGATCTACATCGTCGAACACAACGACGGCGGCACGTTGGGCGTTGTGCTCAACCGTCCCAGCGAGACCGCGGTCTATAACGTGCTGCCGCAGTGGGCCAAACTGGCGACGAAGCCCAAGACGATGTTCATCGGCGGGCCGGTGAAGCGAGACGCCGCGCTGTGCCTCGCCACCCTGCGGGTGGGAGCGGACCCGGACGGTGTGCCGGGCCTGCGGCACGTGGCCGGCCGGATGGTGATGGTCGACTTGGACGCCGAACCGGATCTGATCGCGCCACTGGTCGAGGGGGTGCGCATCTTCGCCGGCTATTCCGGCTGGACCATCGGTCAGCTGGAGGGCGAAATCGAGCGCGACGATTGGATTGTGTTGTCGGCGTTGCCTTCTGACCTTCTGGTCGGTCCGAGAACCGATCTGTGGGGTCAGGTGCTGCGCCGGCAACCGCTGCCGTTGGCGTTGCTTGCCACACACCCGATCGACGTGAGCCGCAACTAG
- a CDS encoding bile acid:sodium symporter family protein: protein MRRLRALPVDGFLLLLAATVALAALLPANGSAGEAVSGAAKAAIAVLFFLYGARLSPQQAWHGVRQWRLHLLVLATTFVIFPLLGLACWALVPALLTDDLYAGLLFLCLVPSTVQSSIAFTSIARGHVSAAIVSASLSNILGVVLTPLLVVLLMNHPGAPPVTGRALGDIVVQLLLPFAAGQLARPWIAAALTRHAALLKVVDRGSILLVVYTAFSMGVIEGIWLSVGGWQLITVVVVATVLLAVVLVVTWLIGGWAGFERGDKIVLLFCGSKKSLASGLPMALVLFPSATVGLSMLPLMIFHQIQLVVCSVIASRLGRQQLEEVA, encoded by the coding sequence TTGAGGCGGCTCCGGGCGCTTCCCGTCGACGGCTTCCTGCTGTTGCTGGCGGCGACGGTGGCTCTTGCCGCCCTTCTGCCCGCCAACGGATCGGCCGGCGAGGCCGTGTCCGGCGCGGCGAAAGCGGCGATCGCCGTGCTGTTCTTCCTCTACGGCGCCCGGTTGTCGCCGCAGCAAGCCTGGCACGGGGTGCGGCAATGGCGACTGCACCTGCTGGTGCTGGCCACCACCTTCGTGATCTTCCCGCTCCTCGGGCTGGCCTGCTGGGCTCTGGTGCCCGCGCTGCTGACCGATGACCTCTATGCCGGGCTACTGTTTTTGTGCCTCGTCCCGTCCACCGTGCAGTCCTCGATCGCGTTCACCTCGATCGCGCGCGGTCACGTGTCGGCGGCCATTGTCAGCGCCTCGTTGTCCAACATCCTGGGTGTGGTGCTGACCCCGCTGCTGGTGGTGCTGTTGATGAACCATCCGGGCGCGCCCCCCGTCACCGGCCGCGCGCTCGGCGACATCGTGGTGCAGCTGCTGCTGCCGTTCGCGGCCGGACAGTTGGCGCGGCCGTGGATCGCCGCGGCGTTGACGCGGCACGCCGCGCTGCTCAAGGTGGTCGACCGCGGTTCCATTCTGCTGGTGGTCTACACCGCTTTTTCGATGGGCGTGATCGAGGGGATCTGGCTCAGCGTCGGTGGCTGGCAGTTGATCACGGTCGTCGTCGTCGCCACCGTGCTGCTCGCCGTGGTGCTCGTCGTCACCTGGTTGATCGGCGGATGGGCCGGGTTCGAGCGCGGCGACAAGATCGTGCTGCTGTTCTGCGGCTCGAAAAAGAGCCTGGCATCCGGACTTCCGATGGCGCTCGTGTTGTTCCCTTCCGCCACAGTCGGTTTGAGCATGTTGCCGCTGATGATTTTTCACCAGATTCAGCTGGTGGTGTGCTCGGTGATCGCCAGCAGGCTGGGGCGCCAACAGCTGGAGGAAGTGGCCTAG
- a CDS encoding LpqN/LpqT family lipoprotein produces MIEIARTWRVLGGGLVAGVIGVTAFAGATASADPLVPTPPAPAVPRVQAAAPVAPVAPASPVATGNSAVVPPTASYPGASAAPGNAAAAAPLPPTVTTPVTGTLRDYLQSKGVKLVAQKPDGFKALDITLPVPPRWTRVPDPNVPDAFAVIADRLGSSIYTSNAQVVVYKLVGNFDPREAITHGFVDSQQLAAWQTTNASQADFGGFPSTVIEGTYRQNDMTLNTSRRNVIATSGPDKYLVSFSVTTDAAQAVADGPATDAIINGFRVTVPGAPAPAPVATPTPAPVATPTPAPVGLPAQAPPAATSPMAAQQPAQQPQPNPLAALVPGLPPLPNLHLNLLGSPR; encoded by the coding sequence ATGATTGAGATTGCCCGTACATGGCGGGTACTCGGTGGGGGTCTGGTCGCCGGGGTGATCGGTGTCACCGCGTTCGCGGGCGCCACCGCGTCGGCGGATCCGCTGGTTCCCACACCCCCCGCTCCCGCGGTGCCCAGGGTGCAGGCGGCGGCCCCCGTGGCCCCCGTGGCCCCCGCGTCCCCGGTCGCGACCGGCAACAGCGCCGTCGTTCCCCCGACGGCGTCCTACCCGGGCGCCTCGGCCGCTCCCGGTAACGCCGCCGCGGCGGCCCCGCTGCCGCCGACGGTGACCACCCCGGTGACCGGCACGCTGCGCGACTACCTGCAGTCCAAGGGCGTGAAGCTGGTGGCGCAGAAGCCCGACGGGTTCAAGGCTCTGGACATCACCCTGCCGGTCCCGCCGCGCTGGACCCGGGTTCCGGACCCCAACGTGCCCGACGCCTTCGCAGTCATCGCCGACCGGCTCGGCAGCAGCATATATACGTCAAACGCGCAGGTGGTGGTGTACAAGCTGGTCGGTAACTTCGATCCCCGCGAGGCCATCACGCACGGCTTCGTGGACAGCCAGCAACTGGCCGCGTGGCAGACCACCAACGCCTCGCAGGCCGATTTCGGCGGGTTTCCGTCCACGGTCATCGAGGGCACCTACCGCCAGAACGACATGACGCTGAACACCTCGCGGCGCAACGTCATCGCCACGTCGGGGCCAGACAAGTACCTGGTCTCGTTCTCGGTGACCACCGACGCCGCGCAGGCGGTGGCCGATGGCCCCGCGACCGATGCCATCATCAACGGCTTCCGGGTGACCGTGCCGGGCGCGCCGGCGCCGGCTCCGGTCGCCACGCCCACGCCGGCTCCGGTTGCGACGCCGACGCCGGCTCCGGTCGGGTTGCCCGCGCAGGCACCCCCGGCCGCGACGTCGCCGATGGCCGCCCAACAGCCCGCCCAACAACCGCAGCCCAACCCGCTGGCGGCGTTGGTGCCCGGTCTGCCGCCGCTGCCGAATCTGCACCTGAACCTGCTGGGATCGCCTCGCTGA
- the leuS gene encoding leucine--tRNA ligase: MCDVTEPVQLDSDAPPFRYTAELASRIESSWQQNWARLGTFHVPNPVGDLAPTDGAGVPPDKLFVQDMFPYPSGDGLHVGHPLGYIATDVYARYFRMNGRNVLHALGFDAFGLPAEQYAVQTGTHPRTRTEANIENFRRQLGRLGLGHDSRRSFSTTDADFYKWTQWIFLQIYNAWFDREAGKARPIAELIAEYDSGARQLEDGRDWATLSVGERADVIDGHRLVYRADSMVNWCPGLGTVLANEEVTADGRSDRGNFPVFRKRLRQWMMRITAYSDRLLDDLDLLDWPEQVKTMQRNWIGRSTGATALFAATTAHGQVDIDVFTTRPDTLFGATYLVLAPEHDLVDELVATAWPDGTDPHWTYGAATPGEAVAAYRRAIAAKSDLERQESKEKTGVFLGSYATNPANDKPVPIFIADYVLAGYGTGAIMAVPGHDQRDWDFAHEFHLPVLEVIAGGDISEAAHTGDGALVNSDYLDGMNVEEAKAAITARLEAEGRGRARIEFRLRDWLFARQRYWGEPFPIVYDEDERPHALAGSALPVELPDVADYSPVLFDPDDADSEPSPPLAKATDWVHVELDLGDGLKPYSRDTNVMPQWAGSSWYELRYTDPHNSDRFCAKENEAYWMGPRPAEHGPNDPGGVDLYVGGAEHAVLHLLYARFWHKVLYDLGHVSSAEPFRRLVNQGYIQAFAYTDARGSYVPAAEVIERGDRFFYPGPDGEIEVFQEFGKIGKSLKNSISPDEICDAYGADTLRVYEMSMGPLEASRPWATKDVVGAHRFLQRVWRLAIDEQTGEASVVDAPSLDTNTLRALHRTIAGVAEDYAALRNNTAAAKLIEYTNHLTKKYRDSAPRAAVEPLVLMVAPLAPHLAEELWLRLGHTTALAHGPFPEADPAYLVDDTVEYPVQVNGKVRGRVTVAADADDDAVKAAALADEKVQAFLAGAEPRKVIVVAGRLVNLVV; encoded by the coding sequence CTGTGTGACGTGACCGAACCTGTTCAGTTGGACTCCGATGCGCCGCCCTTCCGCTACACGGCGGAGCTGGCGAGCCGCATCGAGAGCAGCTGGCAGCAGAACTGGGCCCGGCTGGGCACGTTCCACGTGCCCAACCCGGTCGGCGACCTGGCTCCGACGGATGGTGCCGGGGTGCCCCCCGACAAGTTGTTCGTCCAGGACATGTTTCCCTATCCCTCGGGCGACGGCCTGCACGTCGGGCACCCGCTGGGCTACATCGCGACCGACGTCTACGCGCGGTACTTCCGGATGAACGGCCGTAATGTGCTGCACGCGTTGGGGTTCGACGCCTTCGGGCTGCCGGCCGAGCAGTACGCCGTGCAGACCGGCACCCATCCGCGCACCAGGACCGAAGCCAACATCGAAAACTTCCGCCGCCAACTGGGCCGGCTCGGGCTGGGCCACGACAGCCGGCGAAGCTTCTCGACCACCGATGCCGATTTCTACAAGTGGACCCAATGGATCTTCCTGCAGATCTACAACGCGTGGTTTGACCGCGAGGCCGGCAAGGCCCGCCCGATCGCCGAGCTGATCGCCGAATACGATTCCGGGGCACGCCAACTCGAGGACGGGCGGGACTGGGCCACGCTGTCGGTGGGCGAGCGGGCCGACGTCATCGACGGCCATCGGTTGGTGTATCGGGCGGACTCCATGGTGAACTGGTGCCCGGGCCTGGGCACGGTGCTGGCCAACGAGGAAGTCACCGCCGACGGCCGCAGTGACCGCGGCAACTTCCCGGTGTTCCGGAAACGGTTGCGGCAGTGGATGATGCGCATCACGGCCTATTCCGACCGGCTGCTCGACGACCTCGACCTGCTGGATTGGCCGGAGCAGGTCAAAACCATGCAACGCAACTGGATCGGTCGCTCCACCGGCGCGACGGCGCTGTTTGCGGCCACCACTGCGCACGGGCAGGTCGATATCGACGTGTTCACCACCCGGCCCGACACCCTGTTCGGTGCCACCTACCTGGTGCTGGCCCCCGAACACGACCTGGTCGACGAGTTGGTCGCCACCGCGTGGCCGGACGGCACCGACCCGCACTGGACCTACGGCGCCGCCACGCCGGGCGAGGCCGTCGCGGCCTACCGCCGGGCGATCGCGGCCAAATCAGACCTGGAACGGCAGGAAAGCAAGGAAAAGACCGGCGTCTTTCTGGGCAGCTACGCGACCAACCCGGCCAACGACAAACCCGTCCCGATCTTCATCGCCGACTACGTCTTGGCCGGGTATGGCACCGGGGCGATCATGGCGGTACCCGGCCATGACCAGCGGGACTGGGACTTCGCCCACGAATTTCACCTGCCGGTTCTGGAAGTGATTGCCGGCGGCGATATTTCGGAGGCCGCACACACCGGCGACGGCGCGCTGGTGAACTCCGATTACCTCGACGGAATGAACGTCGAGGAGGCCAAGGCAGCCATCACCGCGCGCCTGGAAGCCGAGGGGCGCGGCCGGGCCCGCATCGAATTCAGGCTGCGTGACTGGCTTTTCGCGCGGCAACGGTATTGGGGCGAACCGTTTCCCATTGTCTATGACGAGGACGAGCGCCCGCATGCCCTCGCCGGGTCCGCACTGCCCGTTGAACTGCCCGACGTGGCCGACTATTCGCCGGTGTTGTTCGATCCCGACGACGCCGACAGCGAACCATCGCCGCCGCTGGCCAAGGCGACCGACTGGGTGCACGTGGAGTTGGATCTGGGCGACGGCCTGAAGCCCTACAGCCGCGACACCAACGTGATGCCGCAGTGGGCCGGCAGCTCGTGGTACGAACTGCGTTACACCGATCCGCACAACTCAGACCGGTTCTGTGCCAAGGAAAACGAGGCGTACTGGATGGGCCCGCGGCCGGCCGAGCACGGCCCGAACGATCCCGGCGGTGTCGACCTGTACGTCGGCGGGGCCGAGCACGCGGTGCTGCACCTGCTGTACGCGCGGTTCTGGCACAAGGTGTTATACGACCTCGGTCACGTCAGTTCCGCCGAGCCGTTCCGCAGGCTGGTCAATCAGGGCTACATTCAGGCCTTTGCGTACACCGATGCCCGCGGGTCCTATGTACCGGCCGCCGAGGTGATCGAGCGCGGCGACCGGTTCTTCTACCCGGGGCCCGACGGCGAGATCGAGGTCTTTCAGGAATTCGGGAAAATCGGTAAGAGCCTGAAGAATTCGATCTCCCCCGACGAGATCTGCGATGCCTACGGTGCGGACACGCTGCGGGTGTACGAGATGTCGATGGGGCCGTTGGAGGCCTCCCGTCCGTGGGCCACCAAGGATGTCGTGGGCGCGCACCGTTTTCTGCAGCGGGTATGGCGGTTGGCGATCGACGAGCAGACCGGCGAAGCCAGCGTGGTCGATGCACCCAGCCTGGACACCAACACCCTGCGCGCGTTGCACCGCACCATCGCCGGAGTCGCCGAAGACTATGCCGCACTGCGCAATAACACCGCAGCGGCCAAGCTGATCGAGTACACCAACCACCTCACCAAAAAGTACCGGGACTCGGCGCCCCGCGCGGCGGTCGAGCCGCTGGTGCTCATGGTGGCGCCGCTGGCGCCGCATCTGGCCGAGGAACTGTGGCTGCGGCTGGGCCACACCACCGCGCTGGCGCACGGTCCGTTTCCGGAGGCCGATCCCGCCTATCTCGTCGACGACACGGTCGAATACCCGGTGCAGGTCAACGGCAAGGTGCGGGGGCGGGTCACCGTCGCCGCCGACGCCGACGACGACGCCGTGAAAGCCGCCGCCCTGGCCGACGAGAAGGTGCAGGCGTTTTTGGCCGGGGCCGAGCCACGCAAGGTGATCGTGGTCGCCGGCCGGTTGGTGAACTTGGTCGTCTAG
- a CDS encoding SDR family oxidoreductase: MPTALITGAGGGIGSAIAAALAPTHTLLLGGRPSARLDAVAERLGATTFPLDLSDLDTIEASCEVVDELAVLVHNAGVSLPGRVGDSHVDEWRATFDVNVLGAVALTLALLPALRSGRGHVVFINSGAGRTVSPGMASYSASKFALRAFADSLRDDEPDLRVTTVYPGRTDTAMQRELIAFEGGEYDPTKFLRPETVAEAVAHAVATPPDGHVHEVVIRPGRR; this comes from the coding sequence ATGCCAACTGCACTCATCACCGGCGCTGGCGGTGGTATCGGCTCGGCGATCGCCGCGGCGCTGGCCCCGACGCACACCTTGCTGCTGGGCGGCCGGCCGTCTGCCCGGCTCGATGCCGTCGCGGAACGGCTCGGAGCGACCACTTTCCCGCTGGATCTGAGCGACCTGGACACCATCGAGGCCAGCTGTGAAGTCGTCGACGAACTCGCGGTGCTGGTGCACAACGCGGGGGTATCGCTCCCCGGCCGCGTCGGCGATTCGCATGTCGACGAATGGCGCGCCACCTTCGATGTCAATGTCCTTGGAGCGGTGGCGCTTACACTGGCGCTGCTGCCGGCGCTGCGCAGCGGCCGAGGCCACGTGGTGTTCATCAACTCCGGCGCAGGACGCACCGTATCGCCGGGCATGGCTTCGTATTCGGCGAGCAAGTTCGCGTTGCGCGCGTTCGCCGACTCCCTGCGCGACGACGAGCCCGACCTGCGGGTCACCACGGTGTATCCCGGCCGCACCGACACCGCTATGCAGCGTGAACTCATCGCATTCGAGGGCGGCGAGTACGACCCCACCAAGTTCTTGCGGCCCGAAACCGTCGCCGAGGCGGTCGCCCACGCGGTGGCTACCCCACCCGACGGCCACGTGCACGAGGTTGTCATCCGGCCGGGCCGGCGCTAG
- a CDS encoding MarR family winged helix-turn-helix transcriptional regulator gives MADSEPTGREVTELAEGLHRALSKLFSILRRGDPSASAAANDLTLAQLSILVTLLDQGPIRMTDLAAHERVRTPTTTVAIRRLEKIGLVKRSRDPSDLRAVLVDITPRGRAVHGESLANRRAALAAMLSQLPESDLNTLMKALAPLERLGCSGEARLKAPATQ, from the coding sequence ATGGCGGACAGCGAACCCACTGGGCGCGAGGTGACCGAGCTTGCCGAGGGCCTGCACCGTGCGCTGTCCAAGCTGTTCTCCATCCTGCGGCGCGGCGACCCCAGCGCGTCGGCTGCGGCCAATGATTTGACGCTGGCGCAGCTTTCCATCCTGGTTACGTTGCTCGATCAGGGCCCCATCCGGATGACGGACCTGGCGGCGCACGAACGGGTGCGGACCCCCACCACCACCGTGGCGATCCGTCGGCTGGAAAAGATCGGTCTGGTGAAACGCTCGCGCGACCCCTCCGACCTGCGGGCCGTGCTGGTCGACATCACCCCGCGCGGGCGGGCGGTGCACGGCGAATCGCTGGCCAACCGGCGCGCGGCGTTGGCCGCTATGCTCAGTCAACTGCCCGAATCGGACCTGAACACGCTGATGAAGGCGCTGGCCCCGCTGGAGCGGCTGGGCTGCTCGGGTGAAGCGCGCTTGAAAGCTCCTGCCACTCAATAA
- a CDS encoding amino acid ABC transporter ATP-binding protein, whose protein sequence is MTTGLTGRASVSLAAKDIHQTLGGTQVLRGVDIDIAAGSTAAIVGPSGSGKSTLLRTLNRLHEPDSGDILLDGHSVLGDDPDALRQRIGMVFQHFNLFPHLSIMKNVALAPRKLLGLSSDAARDLALAQLDRVGLKHKAGARPGMLSGGQQQRVAIARALALAPQVMLFDEATSALDPELVKGVLQLIADLGRDGMTMIVVTHEMGFARSASDTVVFMDQGKVLESGPPEQIFEDAQTERLQRFLSQVL, encoded by the coding sequence ATGACGACGGGTCTGACTGGCCGCGCGTCAGTGTCGTTGGCGGCCAAGGACATTCACCAGACCCTCGGTGGCACGCAGGTGCTGCGCGGCGTCGATATCGACATTGCCGCCGGCAGCACCGCCGCCATCGTCGGACCTTCCGGATCGGGGAAGTCCACGCTGCTTCGTACGCTGAACCGCTTGCACGAGCCCGATAGCGGCGACATTCTGCTGGACGGACATTCGGTGCTCGGTGACGATCCCGACGCACTGCGGCAACGCATCGGCATGGTGTTTCAGCATTTCAACCTGTTCCCGCATCTGAGCATCATGAAGAACGTCGCGCTGGCGCCGCGCAAGTTGCTCGGACTGTCGTCGGACGCGGCCCGCGATCTCGCGCTGGCGCAACTCGACCGAGTTGGCCTCAAGCACAAGGCCGGTGCCCGCCCGGGGATGCTGTCGGGGGGCCAACAACAACGGGTGGCGATCGCACGCGCCCTGGCACTGGCGCCGCAAGTGATGCTCTTCGACGAGGCGACCTCAGCGCTGGACCCCGAATTGGTCAAGGGAGTGCTGCAGCTCATCGCCGACCTGGGTCGGGACGGCATGACGATGATCGTTGTCACGCACGAAATGGGCTTCGCCCGCTCGGCGTCAGACACCGTCGTTTTCATGGATCAGGGCAAGGTCCTCGAATCCGGCCCTCCCGAGCAGATCTTCGAGGACGCGCAGACCGAGCGGTTGCAGCGGTTTTTGTCCCAAGTGCTTTGA
- a CDS encoding ABC transporter substrate-binding protein/permease, giving the protein MSSCVGPPASRRRRLLAVAATVFIVFGSASASLAAPASADRNQCAPAGVNSATVLPKNLTETGAMGHDDEHTTPTVEPLSSVHIDTLGLGTPGVLTVGTLSDAPPNICVTPTGQFSGFDNQLLLAIAGKLGLQVRFISTDFSALLAQVASGRFDVGSAAVKATDARRRTVAFTNGYDFGYYSLVVPPGSAITKFTDLRAGQRIGVVQGTVEESYVVDILHLQPVKYPGFATVYASLKTRQIDAWVAPGTLAANVIRPGDPAVVVANTFSLGNFVAYAVGPGNQPLVDALNSGLDAVIADGTWAHLYSEWVPRTLPSGWKPGSLAAPAPALPNFAAIAASHHHKPVGPSAPKSTFAQLRDSFFDWDLYKEAIPMLLTVGLPNTMILTNSALVIGLLLGMVLAMAGSSHSRWLRWPARIYTDIFRGLPEVVIILIIGMGIGPLVGGLTHNNPYPLGILALGCMAAAYIGEILRAGIQSVDAGQLEAARALGFSYSSAMRLVVIPQGIRRVLPALVNQAISLLKASALVYFLGLIAQQRELFQVGRDLNAQTGNLSPLVAAGLFYLVLTIPLTHLVNYIDARLRSGRSGGTPDDTDLVTPTFQEMT; this is encoded by the coding sequence ATGAGTTCGTGCGTGGGCCCGCCCGCTTCGCGCCGTCGCCGGCTACTGGCAGTAGCCGCGACCGTATTTATCGTGTTCGGCTCGGCGTCAGCCTCATTGGCTGCACCCGCGTCCGCCGACCGCAACCAATGCGCGCCCGCCGGAGTGAACAGCGCCACCGTGTTGCCGAAAAACCTCACCGAAACCGGCGCCATGGGTCACGACGACGAACACACCACGCCCACGGTCGAACCGCTGAGCTCGGTGCACATCGACACGCTCGGCTTGGGCACGCCGGGGGTGCTGACCGTCGGCACCCTGTCGGACGCGCCGCCGAACATCTGCGTCACCCCCACCGGCCAATTCAGTGGCTTCGACAATCAGCTGTTGCTCGCCATCGCCGGCAAGCTGGGCCTGCAAGTCCGCTTCATCAGCACGGATTTTTCGGCCCTGCTCGCCCAAGTGGCGTCCGGGCGCTTCGACGTCGGCTCGGCGGCGGTCAAGGCCACCGACGCCAGGCGCCGCACGGTGGCGTTCACCAACGGCTACGACTTCGGCTACTACTCGCTGGTGGTCCCGCCCGGCTCGGCGATCACGAAGTTCACCGATCTCCGGGCCGGGCAGCGCATCGGCGTCGTCCAGGGCACCGTCGAGGAGTCCTACGTCGTCGACATTCTGCATCTGCAACCGGTGAAGTATCCCGGCTTCGCCACCGTGTACGCCAGCCTCAAAACGCGTCAGATCGATGCCTGGGTGGCCCCGGGAACGTTGGCGGCCAACGTGATTCGGCCAGGTGACCCGGCGGTGGTGGTGGCGAACACCTTTAGCCTGGGCAACTTCGTCGCCTATGCGGTGGGTCCCGGCAACCAGCCGTTGGTCGACGCCCTGAACTCCGGACTGGATGCCGTGATCGCCGACGGCACCTGGGCACACCTGTATTCCGAATGGGTGCCACGAACCCTGCCGAGTGGCTGGAAACCCGGATCCCTCGCCGCTCCAGCGCCGGCACTGCCCAACTTCGCCGCGATCGCCGCGAGCCACCACCACAAGCCGGTGGGCCCGTCGGCGCCCAAGTCCACGTTCGCGCAGCTGCGCGATTCCTTCTTCGATTGGGACTTGTACAAAGAGGCCATCCCGATGTTGCTCACCGTGGGCCTTCCGAACACCATGATTCTGACCAACAGCGCGCTCGTCATCGGGCTGTTGCTCGGCATGGTCCTCGCAATGGCCGGCAGTTCTCATTCCCGCTGGCTGCGCTGGCCCGCGCGGATCTACACCGATATCTTCCGCGGGCTTCCCGAAGTGGTGATCATCCTCATCATCGGCATGGGAATCGGGCCGCTGGTGGGCGGACTGACGCACAACAATCCCTACCCGCTGGGCATCCTGGCGCTGGGCTGCATGGCTGCCGCGTATATCGGTGAGATTCTGCGAGCCGGCATTCAAAGCGTGGACGCCGGCCAGCTGGAGGCCGCACGTGCCCTCGGGTTCAGCTACTCGTCGGCGATGCGACTGGTGGTGATCCCGCAGGGTATCCGGCGGGTGCTGCCCGCGTTGGTCAATCAGGCGATCTCGTTGTTGAAGGCCTCCGCGCTGGTGTATTTCCTCGGCCTGATCGCCCAGCAGCGCGAGCTGTTCCAGGTTGGCCGCGACCTCAACGCACAGACCGGAAACCTGTCTCCGCTGGTGGCCGCCGGGCTCTTCTATCTGGTGCTGACCATCCCGTTGACACACTTGGTCAACTACATCGATGCGCGGTTGCGGAGCGGCCGCTCGGGCGGCACGCCCGATGACACGGATCTGGTCACGCCGACCTTCCAGGAGATGACATGA